One part of the Candidatus Borreliella tachyglossi genome encodes these proteins:
- the tpiA gene encoding triose-phosphate isomerase has protein sequence MRKVFLTGNWKMHYTGAEAAGVAKEIVDGVKTIKDNAVVMITPAFTSLCKVCEITRGSNVLLGAQNMSYEDSGARTGEISASMLLEFGVDYVIIGHSECRTYLGDTDVVVNKKILAGLKHPFKYLVLCIGETLQERESGKTTDIVVNQVRKGLSSVSESELNRIILAYEPVWAIGTGITATKEEAQKVHKSIRLEIEKLYSKSAADKIIIQYGGSVNVGNVASLMGESDIDGALIGGASLKADSFLDIISKVVG, from the coding sequence ATGAGAAAGGTATTTTTAACAGGGAACTGGAAAATGCACTATACGGGTGCAGAAGCTGCTGGTGTTGCTAAGGAGATTGTAGATGGCGTAAAGACCATTAAGGATAATGCTGTGGTCATGATAACACCTGCATTTACATCTCTTTGTAAAGTTTGCGAGATTACTAGAGGAAGTAATGTACTTCTTGGTGCTCAAAATATGTCTTATGAGGATAGTGGGGCAAGAACGGGTGAAATATCAGCTTCTATGCTTTTGGAATTTGGAGTTGATTATGTAATCATAGGCCATTCTGAATGTAGAACTTATCTTGGCGACACTGATGTGGTAGTGAATAAAAAAATTCTTGCAGGCCTTAAGCATCCATTTAAGTATTTGGTTCTTTGTATTGGAGAAACTCTTCAGGAAAGAGAGAGTGGTAAAACTACAGATATTGTTGTAAATCAAGTTAGAAAAGGTTTGTCTTCTGTTTCTGAATCTGAGCTTAATAGAATAATTTTAGCGTATGAGCCTGTATGGGCGATTGGAACTGGCATAACAGCGACTAAAGAAGAAGCACAAAAAGTACACAAGTCAATTAGACTTGAGATTGAGAAGTTATATTCAAAGTCAGCAGCAGATAAAATTATTATTCAGTACGGTGGATCTGTTAATGTTGGTAATGTAGCTAGCCTTATGGGAGAGAGTGATATTGATGGAGCATTGATTGGCGGTGCTTCTTTGAAAGCTGATTCGTTTTTGGATATAATTAGTAAGGTAGTTGGGTAG
- a CDS encoding AAA family ATPase, with protein sequence MFLEKIGLLGFKSFIRMQELKLKSNLNFIVGPNGCGKSNLLDAIRFCIGEDDLATLRVKNITDLISASKVEDSNYAEVTLFFNNEDLSISDFRDSFYIRRRLYKDGTSEYFLNNDTLNVYDYTNLINKLKLKNSPYMFINQGRIEKISSGGNVNLKVLIEEASGIDILRVEKEQAYRRLEKSRENLNSFVALRDELNEKYEKIRNDFLIKDKYQKLKKDLEAVDKKLMLKKLFNINFELNELKSKLDMKDIDKLLALNSFSIANIKEKLEFYSFREKNIIRNIEMIKKEIETLKSKLLEIEIKIQKLEHDRKGKLSLTDRLMNSKSQTEEMRVIINEELVNLTNSLQGKKKEFFSITDEINKYTKSFFELVDLVLSISKNGNIEEFDVLEKSILNSLKLFEDTLSIKYVKEVRENLLKYIRKEDALLNLLKGKIEPIFDQNVDLRKFLILKNNSKTSLAKEITTIEGLISSKMARLNEILGEIEYTELSRFKNEDEIKLIDSNLRFLFETRDELKDRLNNLSLKLDELSLERSDINIHLDKLLSETKGSELTMQNKINPLNLLDALKDSSYYEYMKKQAEYDVLLNASLNIKDEVKNFNLSNKNLEKFDLEEDIEQRDFLQKEINMIEINNYILFNVEKEFYEIKEKVGKISLQIDNLKLTNESLDKLGKKIKREIDKRFNNAFGEINNHFIYFFKRMFKGSSSLSHNKDSGEVEIKIDLKDKLIKRNRMLSGGEHSLVSMAFLFALYYYSPASFCVLDEIDASLDFENSNKLSVLLKELGQRIQLLIITHNMYVSQGSRDLIGVTLDDGESAIFNI encoded by the coding sequence TTGTTTTTAGAAAAAATAGGACTTTTAGGTTTTAAATCTTTTATTAGAATGCAGGAACTAAAATTAAAGAGTAATTTAAATTTCATTGTTGGACCTAATGGCTGTGGGAAGAGTAATTTATTAGATGCAATTCGTTTTTGCATAGGAGAAGATGATTTAGCTACTTTAAGGGTGAAGAATATTACTGATTTAATATCTGCTTCAAAGGTTGAAGACTCTAATTACGCTGAGGTAACTCTTTTCTTTAATAATGAAGACTTATCTATAAGTGATTTTAGGGATAGTTTTTATATTCGACGAAGACTTTATAAAGATGGCACGAGTGAGTATTTTCTTAATAATGATACTTTAAATGTGTATGACTATACTAATCTTATAAATAAATTGAAATTAAAAAATTCACCTTATATGTTTATTAATCAGGGCAGAATTGAAAAAATTTCCTCAGGCGGAAATGTTAATTTAAAAGTTCTAATAGAAGAGGCTAGTGGGATAGATATTCTTAGGGTTGAAAAAGAGCAAGCATATAGGAGATTGGAAAAGTCTAGAGAGAATTTAAATTCTTTTGTTGCTTTAAGAGATGAACTGAATGAAAAATACGAAAAGATTAGAAATGATTTTTTGATTAAGGATAAATATCAAAAGTTAAAGAAGGATTTAGAAGCTGTAGATAAGAAATTAATGTTAAAAAAGCTTTTCAATATTAATTTTGAATTAAATGAACTTAAGAGTAAATTAGATATGAAAGATATAGATAAGCTTTTGGCTTTAAATAGCTTTTCTATTGCAAATATTAAGGAAAAATTAGAATTTTATTCTTTTAGAGAAAAAAATATTATTAGGAATATTGAGATGATTAAGAAGGAGATTGAAACTTTAAAATCTAAATTGCTTGAAATAGAGATTAAAATTCAAAAGTTAGAACATGACAGAAAGGGAAAATTGAGTTTAACAGATAGATTGATGAATAGTAAATCACAGACTGAAGAGATGAGGGTGATCATAAATGAGGAGCTAGTTAATCTAACAAATTCTCTTCAAGGTAAGAAAAAGGAATTTTTTTCTATCACCGATGAGATCAATAAATATACTAAAAGTTTTTTTGAGCTTGTTGATTTAGTTTTATCAATTTCTAAGAATGGCAATATAGAAGAATTTGATGTATTAGAGAAAAGTATTTTAAATTCCTTAAAGCTTTTTGAAGATACCTTAAGCATAAAATATGTTAAGGAAGTTAGGGAAAATTTACTTAAATATATAAGAAAAGAGGATGCTCTTTTAAATTTACTGAAGGGTAAAATTGAGCCTATATTTGATCAAAATGTTGATTTGAGGAAGTTTTTGATTTTAAAAAATAATTCCAAGACAAGTCTCGCAAAAGAAATAACTACTATTGAAGGGTTAATATCAAGTAAGATGGCGAGATTAAATGAAATATTAGGTGAGATTGAATACACAGAACTTTCTAGGTTTAAAAATGAAGATGAGATTAAATTAATAGATAGTAATTTGAGATTTTTATTTGAGACTAGGGATGAGTTGAAGGATAGACTTAATAATTTGAGTTTAAAACTAGATGAATTGAGTCTAGAGAGAAGCGACATTAATATTCATTTGGACAAATTATTAAGCGAAACTAAGGGTAGCGAATTGACTATGCAAAATAAGATTAATCCTTTAAATTTACTAGATGCTTTGAAAGATTCATCTTATTATGAATATATGAAAAAACAGGCAGAATATGATGTTTTATTGAATGCTAGTTTAAATATTAAGGATGAGGTAAAAAATTTTAATCTTTCTAATAAAAATTTGGAAAAGTTTGATCTTGAGGAAGATATTGAGCAAAGAGACTTTTTACAAAAAGAAATTAATATGATTGAAATTAATAATTATATTCTCTTTAATGTTGAAAAAGAGTTCTATGAGATCAAAGAAAAAGTTGGAAAAATAAGCTTACAGATAGATAATTTAAAGTTGACTAATGAATCCCTAGATAAGCTAGGGAAAAAAATAAAAAGAGAAATAGATAAAAGATTTAATAATGCTTTTGGAGAGATTAATAACCATTTTATTTATTTCTTTAAACGAATGTTTAAAGGATCTTCCAGTCTTTCGCATAATAAGGATTCAGGTGAGGTAGAAATCAAAATAGACTTGAAAGATAAACTAATTAAGAGGAATAGGATGCTTTCTGGAGGAGAACACTCTTTAGTTAGCATGGCATTTTTGTTTGCTCTGTATTATTATTCTCCTGCTTCGTTTTGTGTACTTGATGAGATAGATGCTTCTCTTGATTTTGAAAATAGTAACAAACTCTCTGTCCTTTTAAAGGAACTTGGCCAAAGAATTCAATTGTTGATAATAACTCATAATATGTATGTTTCCCAGGGGAGTAGGGATTTAATCGGCGTTACTCTTGATGATGGAGAAAGTGCAATATTTAATATATAA
- a CDS encoding PTS lactose/cellobiose transporter subunit IIA yields the protein MLDNELNKYTDDKFMMILDQASNIRHRLYKLLKDVKNGNFENIEYELGEIETLITSVNALQAKFMSDSKFAQNMYLSLVIFNIQNCIMGLLSEKNLIEELIYLNRRMLQDK from the coding sequence GTGTTGGATAATGAATTAAATAAGTATACTGATGATAAATTTATGATGATTTTAGATCAAGCTAGTAATATAAGACATAGACTTTATAAGCTTTTAAAAGATGTTAAGAACGGAAATTTTGAAAATATTGAATATGAACTTGGTGAGATTGAGACTTTAATTACTAGTGTGAATGCTCTTCAGGCAAAATTTATGAGTGATAGTAAGTTTGCACAAAATATGTATTTGTCATTGGTCATATTTAATATTCAAAACTGTATCATGGGGTTATTGAGTGAGAAAAATCTTATTGAAGAACTTATTTATTTAAATAGGAGGATGTTACAAGATAAATGA
- a CDS encoding queuosine precursor transporter, which yields MHNAILWLIMLICTYSILITIYKFFGKKGLFVWVTSSVIIANIQVLKQLTIFGLNATLGNIIYSSSYIATDILSEVYGLKTSKKAVYIGFLGFAIFALITNVQLLFSKNHSDIYFESLQSIFSPMPFLLVASIIAYIISQLNDIYLYQYIKNKFPKYLFIRSNGSTLVSELIYTTIFISIATYFNIFPKEAYPNMMISTYVIKVAAGILGSLFIYFAISKSKKT from the coding sequence TTGCACAACGCAATTTTATGGCTTATTATGTTAATCTGTACTTATTCAATTTTAATTACTATATACAAATTTTTTGGGAAAAAAGGGCTATTTGTATGGGTAACATCTTCTGTAATTATTGCAAACATTCAAGTTCTAAAACAACTTACAATATTTGGACTTAATGCTACTCTTGGAAATATTATTTATTCATCATCATATATTGCAACAGATATCCTATCGGAAGTCTACGGCCTTAAAACTTCAAAAAAGGCAGTTTATATTGGCTTTTTAGGCTTCGCAATTTTTGCCCTCATTACAAATGTTCAACTTTTGTTTTCAAAAAATCATTCTGATATATATTTCGAAAGCTTACAAAGTATTTTCTCTCCAATGCCATTTTTATTAGTTGCATCTATCATTGCATACATAATATCTCAACTAAATGACATATATTTATATCAATATATTAAAAATAAATTTCCAAAATATCTCTTTATCAGAAGCAATGGCTCAACATTAGTAAGTGAGCTAATATATACAACAATTTTTATAAGTATTGCAACATATTTTAATATATTTCCAAAAGAAGCTTATCCTAATATGATGATTTCTACATATGTAATTAAAGTAGCTGCTGGAATTCTAGGATCTTTATTTATTTATTTTGCAATAAGTAAATCTAAAAAAACATGA
- a CDS encoding peptidylprolyl isomerase has product MQKRVKQAKQESFKVDFNDRKVGIWGLLALILIVFGFIIAPLMPGLFDRDDLSGLKFGSYRGKPIYYEKDSKFARYVNYYSNLYSGFTKEKNLSVEYSIWSLAFTKHIEDIALLDLAKANGLYVSKDILNKRLLNSPVYLDSSGNFSPKRYKKVSDYQKFKIHNETVENLLSSNMQILLNSNLILADSLTHAIKTMSEVRRNISYVSLSYQDFPQDEIIFYAERNPRLFKSLDITSIRFKNLGDANDAYEKLVNNTPFEELAKFYSEDIANFKGISSSRRYYFDLDLVFEKKDDLGMIFSLGMNEFSRPIKSKNGNEYEIYKVLSNVYGFDKNSEHDISSVKRYIETYEPSIIETFLENKFSDILLEINSDGLGRTLKKHKLTLKEDIVNLAYNMSIYPSTLRELSAFSNSKDFYDVIFDLKESHWSKPFLADRKVYIFSLSSGGNSAVANIDDLIKEDDIIDSLYQANHKLVVDSILRQNDFKDNFNEAFFALQDFSLNAGK; this is encoded by the coding sequence ATGCAGAAGAGAGTAAAGCAAGCAAAACAAGAATCATTTAAAGTTGATTTTAATGATAGAAAAGTTGGAATATGGGGTCTTTTAGCGCTTATATTAATTGTGTTTGGGTTTATTATTGCACCTTTAATGCCAGGTTTGTTTGATCGTGATGATTTATCTGGGTTAAAGTTTGGATCTTATAGGGGGAAACCAATTTATTATGAAAAGGATAGTAAGTTTGCTCGGTATGTTAATTACTATTCAAATCTTTATTCTGGATTTACAAAAGAAAAGAATCTTAGTGTAGAATATAGTATTTGGAGTTTGGCTTTTACTAAGCATATTGAAGATATTGCTTTGCTTGATTTAGCAAAAGCTAATGGCTTATATGTTTCAAAAGACATACTAAACAAAAGGTTACTGAATTCTCCTGTATACTTAGACTCTAGTGGTAATTTTAGTCCTAAGAGATACAAGAAGGTTTCTGATTATCAAAAGTTTAAAATTCATAATGAAACAGTAGAAAATTTACTCTCTTCTAACATGCAGATTTTACTAAACAGTAACTTGATATTAGCAGATTCTCTTACTCATGCTATTAAGACTATGAGTGAAGTTAGAAGGAATATTTCCTATGTTTCGCTTTCATATCAGGATTTCCCGCAAGATGAGATAATCTTTTATGCTGAGAGGAACCCGAGACTATTTAAAAGTTTAGATATTACATCTATTCGTTTCAAAAATTTAGGAGATGCTAATGATGCTTATGAAAAATTAGTTAATAACACTCCTTTTGAAGAACTTGCTAAATTTTATTCTGAAGATATTGCTAATTTTAAAGGTATTTCTTCTTCTAGGAGATACTATTTTGATTTAGACCTTGTGTTTGAAAAGAAAGATGATCTTGGTATGATTTTTTCTTTAGGGATGAATGAATTTTCCAGACCTATTAAGTCTAAAAATGGCAATGAATATGAGATATACAAGGTGTTAAGCAATGTTTATGGTTTTGATAAAAATTCAGAACATGATATTAGTTCCGTTAAAAGATATATAGAAACTTACGAACCAAGTATTATTGAAACTTTTCTTGAAAATAAGTTTAGTGATATTTTGCTTGAAATTAATTCTGATGGATTGGGGAGAACTCTTAAAAAGCATAAGTTGACATTAAAAGAAGATATTGTTAATCTTGCTTATAATATGAGTATTTATCCTAGTACTTTAAGGGAACTATCAGCTTTTAGCAATAGTAAAGATTTTTATGATGTTATTTTTGATTTAAAAGAGAGTCATTGGTCTAAGCCTTTTTTGGCGGATCGTAAAGTTTATATATTCTCTTTAAGTTCGGGTGGTAACTCTGCTGTTGCTAATATTGATGATTTGATTAAAGAAGATGACATTATTGATAGTCTATATCAGGCAAATCATAAGTTGGTGGTAGATTCTATCCTAAGGCAAAATGATTTTAAGGATAATTTTAATGAGGCATTTTTTGCTTTACAGGATTTTAGTTTAAATGCGGGCAAGTAG
- a CDS encoding VUT family protein → MIDILLWIGLLLFIYLILTGFYYFFGKLGLFCFNVIMMIILNVLILKKTIIFGHIISLAGITHLSTLFSLNLITEKYNAKTAIKSATLIRLMHITFIIMINFILAFQHNKFDTSNIHFKILFYNISYISVVLSGTYVTLLSHCSNIYIYDILSKKNIKSKWIKHNVSRLLTSYIAYALINVSMHAITQVYPDNNNVNLIEGSLLFTIIAMTVDTFIYYFLNSLKVKEA, encoded by the coding sequence ATGATAGACATACTCTTATGGATAGGTTTATTATTATTTATATACCTAATATTAACAGGTTTTTACTATTTCTTTGGAAAATTGGGTCTTTTTTGCTTTAACGTTATCATGATGATTATTTTAAATGTTCTTATACTAAAGAAAACAATTATTTTTGGACACATCATAAGTCTAGCAGGAATAACTCATCTATCAACTCTTTTTTCACTAAACTTGATTACAGAAAAATATAACGCCAAAACAGCCATAAAATCTGCAACATTAATCAGACTCATGCACATAACTTTTATAATAATGATAAATTTTATATTAGCTTTTCAGCACAATAAATTTGATACTTCAAATATACACTTCAAAATATTGTTTTACAATATTTCATATATTTCAGTAGTTCTCTCTGGTACATATGTTACATTACTTTCTCACTGTTCTAATATATACATATATGATATCCTCAGTAAAAAAAATATAAAAAGTAAATGGATCAAGCATAATGTATCAAGATTGCTTACCTCATATATAGCTTATGCTTTAATTAATGTCTCAATGCACGCGATAACACAAGTATACCCTGATAACAATAATGTCAACCTTATAGAAGGTTCACTGCTTTTTACCATAATAGCAATGACCGTTGATACCTTCATTTATTATTTCCTGAATTCTCTTAAAGTTAAAGAAGCTTAA
- a CDS encoding DUF3276 family protein, which yields MGERGEIYSDKLFTNSERTYFFNVKENRKGDYFLNIVESKRNASGDFERHSVFVYEENVEEFESSLLKAISVIKKKISGNSNTGEGRYNDFDRQGERVKNDNSSFDRNYRLSGRSRNRDY from the coding sequence ATGGGCGAGAGAGGGGAGATATATTCTGATAAGTTATTTACAAATTCTGAGAGAACTTATTTTTTTAATGTCAAGGAAAATAGAAAGGGTGATTATTTTTTAAATATTGTAGAGAGTAAAAGGAATGCTAGCGGAGATTTTGAAAGACATTCTGTTTTTGTTTATGAGGAAAATGTTGAAGAATTTGAATCAAGTTTATTGAAAGCAATTTCTGTTATTAAGAAAAAAATTTCTGGAAATTCGAATACAGGAGAGGGGCGATATAACGATTTTGATCGCCAGGGTGAAAGGGTAAAAAATGACAATTCTAGTTTTGATAGGAATTATCGTTTGTCAGGAAGATCTAGGAATAGAGATTATTGA
- a CDS encoding CheR family methyltransferase, protein MNTEFNISINREELNRIIKIVYNNFGINLSEKKKLLIESRLSSTIKAKNFSNFTEYINYLENNSSQIPLIELVDKISTNHTYFFREPNHFEFLEKKFLPKILSQMSKLEAGEIRIWSAGCSSGEEPYTIAMILNEYITNSKIYLNTKILATDISITVLNEASQGIYPGDRVKTLPKHLKIKYLNPLKSDKFEVKDILKKMVQFKKLNLMDEYFPFKKKFDLIFCRNVMIYFDEDTRNKLAEKFNKYLKDDSYLFIGHSETIRGSKNFEYVMPATYKKSI, encoded by the coding sequence ATGAATACTGAATTTAATATTTCTATTAATCGAGAAGAGCTTAATAGAATCATAAAAATAGTTTATAATAATTTCGGTATTAATCTTAGCGAGAAAAAAAAACTGTTAATTGAAAGTCGATTATCATCAACAATTAAAGCAAAAAATTTTAGTAATTTCACAGAATATATTAATTACTTAGAAAACAATTCAAGTCAAATCCCTCTAATAGAATTAGTGGACAAAATATCGACAAATCACACTTATTTTTTTAGAGAACCCAATCATTTTGAATTCCTTGAGAAAAAATTTTTACCTAAAATACTGAGTCAAATGTCGAAATTGGAAGCAGGAGAAATTCGCATATGGTCAGCTGGATGTTCAAGTGGAGAAGAACCTTATACAATTGCAATGATATTAAATGAATATATAACCAATAGCAAAATTTACTTAAACACAAAAATCTTAGCAACAGATATTTCAATTACAGTTCTAAACGAAGCTAGTCAAGGAATTTATCCAGGGGATCGCGTAAAGACTTTGCCGAAGCATTTAAAAATCAAATATTTAAATCCACTTAAAAGTGATAAATTCGAAGTCAAAGATATCCTCAAGAAAATGGTTCAATTTAAAAAATTAAATCTAATGGATGAATATTTTCCATTCAAGAAAAAATTTGATTTAATCTTTTGTAGAAATGTAATGATTTATTTTGATGAAGATACTCGAAATAAACTTGCGGAAAAATTTAACAAATATTTAAAAGATGATTCCTATTTATTTATCGGGCATTCAGAAACAATTAGAGGCAGTAAAAACTTTGAGTATGTTATGCCCGCAACATACAAAAAATCAATCTGA
- a CDS encoding ribonuclease HII — MICGIDEVGRGCIFGPVLSAAVIFKGKPNFLGELDDSKKLKKSKRDYLSSLILENSYHAFAEISNEIIEKINIHNASLLAMQTAYEKLNIFCDLVLIDGKFIPKIKAKKIKAIIKGDSIINEIKAASIIAKVQRDKLMDEYDQIYPLYAFKKNKGYPTKEHKDAIKKHGILSLHRKSFKLI; from the coding sequence ATGATCTGTGGGATTGATGAAGTCGGAAGAGGTTGCATCTTTGGTCCAGTTTTAAGTGCAGCAGTTATTTTCAAAGGAAAACCCAATTTTTTAGGCGAACTAGATGATTCAAAAAAACTTAAAAAGTCAAAAAGAGATTACCTATCATCATTAATACTTGAAAACTCATATCATGCATTTGCAGAAATATCTAATGAAATTATTGAAAAAATCAATATTCATAATGCTTCTCTTCTTGCAATGCAAACTGCATATGAAAAGTTGAATATATTCTGTGATTTAGTACTTATAGATGGAAAATTCATTCCAAAAATAAAAGCTAAAAAAATAAAAGCAATAATTAAAGGAGACTCTATAATCAATGAAATAAAAGCAGCATCAATCATTGCAAAGGTACAAAGGGACAAATTAATGGATGAGTATGATCAAATTTACCCTCTATATGCCTTTAAGAAAAACAAAGGATATCCAACTAAAGAACATAAAGATGCAATAAAAAAACATGGAATCCTAAGTCTTCACAGAAAAAGCTTCAAACTCATTTAA
- the ung gene encoding uracil-DNA glycosylase — translation MEVKIEESWKEMLKYEFNKEYFRKLVRFIKNEYKAKTGKIFPPPKLIFNAFDSLPFRDIKIVILGQDPYHGKGQANGLAFSVNSDIKIPPSLQNIFKEIERSLKIRTIPNGNLKRWATQGVFLLNAILTVEEGLPSSHKDVGWEIFTNAIIKIISNNLDNIVFMLWGNFARSKKDLIDTSRHLILETSHPSPYSANNGFLGSNHFSKALYYLQQQNKTLVDFK, via the coding sequence ATGGAAGTAAAAATTGAAGAATCTTGGAAAGAAATGTTAAAATATGAATTTAATAAAGAATATTTTAGAAAACTTGTGCGTTTCATAAAAAATGAATATAAAGCAAAAACAGGGAAAATATTTCCACCTCCAAAGCTCATATTTAATGCCTTTGATTCTCTACCATTCAGAGATATAAAAATAGTCATACTTGGACAAGATCCATATCATGGAAAAGGGCAAGCTAATGGTTTGGCGTTTTCTGTTAATTCAGATATCAAAATACCTCCATCACTACAAAATATTTTCAAAGAAATAGAGAGAAGTTTGAAAATAAGAACTATCCCAAATGGAAACTTAAAAAGATGGGCAACTCAAGGTGTGTTTTTATTAAACGCAATATTAACAGTTGAAGAAGGCCTTCCCTCATCTCATAAAGACGTTGGTTGGGAAATTTTTACAAACGCAATAATAAAAATTATTTCAAACAACCTAGATAATATTGTGTTTATGCTATGGGGTAATTTCGCAAGAAGCAAAAAAGACTTAATAGACACCTCAAGACATTTAATTCTTGAAACAAGTCACCCATCCCCTTATTCTGCAAATAATGGATTTCTAGGCTCAAATCATTTTAGTAAGGCCTTATATTATCTCCAACAGCAAAACAAAACCCTAGTAGATTTCAAGTAA
- the phoU gene encoding phosphate signaling complex protein PhoU produces MIRRKLTKQLEVIRDYLWDMKECVLKIIEDSLMALESRDKNLAKKIINEDEKIIDDYQYDIEDLCGRIIATEHPVATELREILAIIKIISSLERIADHATKIVKVALLLESNVGDFLAADIYLKPLREMADTAKDMLSNIFDAYFDGDFTKILKIVKYDNIIDKLFSKQKKVVINAMKNNPENLDYLLNILFLNSFLERVGDHVATIGELLYFVKIGEKVNLT; encoded by the coding sequence GTGATTAGGCGTAAACTTACTAAACAACTTGAAGTGATAAGGGATTATCTTTGGGATATGAAAGAATGTGTCCTGAAGATAATAGAAGACTCTTTAATGGCTTTAGAATCTAGAGACAAAAATTTGGCTAAGAAGATCATTAATGAGGATGAAAAAATAATAGACGATTATCAATATGATATTGAGGATTTATGCGGAAGAATCATTGCCACTGAACATCCTGTTGCTACTGAACTTAGAGAGATTTTAGCAATTATTAAAATAATTAGCTCTCTTGAACGTATTGCAGATCATGCTACTAAAATTGTAAAGGTTGCACTTCTCTTGGAGTCTAATGTAGGAGATTTTTTAGCCGCTGATATTTATTTGAAGCCCTTAAGGGAGATGGCAGATACAGCAAAAGATATGCTTTCAAATATTTTTGATGCATATTTCGATGGAGATTTTACTAAAATACTTAAGATAGTAAAATACGATAATATTATAGATAAATTATTTTCAAAGCAAAAAAAGGTTGTAATTAATGCTATGAAAAATAATCCAGAAAATTTAGACTATCTTTTGAATATATTATTTTTAAATAGTTTTTTAGAAAGGGTTGGAGATCATGTTGCAACAATAGGTGAACTACTTTATTTTGTCAAAATAGGAGAAAAAGTAAATCTGACTTGA
- the secG gene encoding preprotein translocase subunit SecG: protein MELFRFLMFIFFIVTSFLIILLVLFQDEQGDGIGGVFGGGSSSIFGAKSSNIAVRITGFFIALFFIFVVALSFINTKRVDDSLLKNVKTNEKSSTFWNDDTKQDKDAAGEDLEKGED, encoded by the coding sequence TTGGAGTTATTTAGATTTTTAATGTTTATCTTTTTTATTGTTACTTCATTTTTGATTATTTTATTAGTATTATTTCAAGACGAACAAGGTGATGGTATCGGAGGAGTATTTGGCGGGGGCAGTTCTTCTATTTTTGGAGCGAAGTCTTCCAATATTGCGGTAAGGATTACAGGATTTTTTATTGCACTTTTTTTTATTTTTGTTGTTGCATTATCTTTTATTAATACCAAAAGGGTTGATGACAGTTTATTAAAAAATGTTAAGACAAATGAAAAAAGTTCAACATTTTGGAATGATGATACGAAACAAGATAAAGATGCTGCTGGAGAAGATTTGGAGAAAGGGGAAGATTAA